The following is a genomic window from Vibrio cyclitrophicus.
GTTAAATCCATGTATCTTTGAGTTTGTTTACTTTGCTCGTCCTGACTCGTTCATCGATAAAATCTCAGTTTACAGCGCGCGCGTTGAGATGGGTGAGATGCTAGGTAAACGTATTAAGGAAGAGTACGCAGACTTGGACATTGACGTGGTTATTCCAATTCCAGAAACATCGAATGATATCGCGTTGCGAATCGCTCAAGCGATTAACAAGCCATACCGTCAAGGTTTCGTGAAAAACCGCTACGTTGGCCGCACGTTCATCATGCCTGGTCAGCAACAGCGTAAGAAGTCAGTTCGTCGTAAGCTCAACGCTATTCGTTCTGAGTTCAAAGATAAGAACGTTCTACTGGTTGATGATTCTATTGTTCGTGGTACGACATCAGAGCAGATCATTGAGATGGCTCGTGATTCAGGCGCAAACAAAGTTTACATGGTTTCAGCCGCTCCAGAAGTACGCTTCCCTAACGTTTACGGCATCGATATGCCAAGCGCGACAGAGCTGATTGCTCATGGTCGTGATAATGAAACGATTTGTAAGCAGATTGGCGCAGACGCTTTGATTTTCCAAACACTACCAGACCTTATTTCTGCAGTCGGCATGGGTAATCAAGACATCTCTCGTTTCGATACTTCAGTATTCAACGGTGAGTATGTTACGGGCGATATTGACCAAGCGTACCTAGACTTCCTAGATTCTTTGCGTAATGACGACTCAAAGGTTCAACGTGAAATCCAGCAAGACTTAGCGAACTTAGAGCTGCATAACGAAGGCGCTTAGTTTCTCGTTAGCAACAGATCACTTTTGTTAGTGGTAAAGCACTTTCGTAAGCAGTAAAGCGATTCCATTATTAATAAAGTGTGTTCGCTAACAATCAAGTGTTTTCACTAATAACGAACCACAGTGTTAGCGGGCTAAAAAGAAAAACCAGAGCATCAGCTCTGGTTTTTTTGTTTGCGGGGAATGGGATTAGTATTAATGAATGTGGTATGCGATCACAAAATCAATAAACAATCTAACCTTCTCAGGTAAATGGTCTTTGTGGTTATAAAGCATGTAAATATCACGAGGGTTAGCGCTCCAGTCTTCTAAGACTTGTACTAAGCTGCCGTCTTCAATGTATTCACGGATCATGACATCAGGCATTAGGGTGATACCTAGGCCTTCAGAACACGCTTGTCTGACAACATTCAATGCATTGGCGTTGAAACGACCTTTCTCGCTATTAACGACGGTCTCTTCATTCGAATTACTCAGCTGCCACTTAATCAATGGGTAGCCTTTGAGCAACGAATGGTTTGCCAACTCTTCAGCGTGACTTGGTGCAGGGTTCTTAGCCAAGTAATCAGGGCTTGCGATAAGAATATCTTTCACTTCGCTGATTTTTCTCGCGATTAAGCTTGAGTCACGTTGCGGACCGACTCTGAAAATTACGTCCCACTCCGTTGGGTCAAGCTGATCGGCTTGGTTGTTCATCATCAGCTCAATATTGATATCAGGGTATTGAGTCATGAATTCACTGAACATCGGCATCATCATGCGCTTAGTCAGGTTGGAGGGAGCGGTAATACGGATCTTCCCTGAAGCACCTTTACACACATCAGTGAGCTCTTCTGCAGTAGAAGACAGACGTTGCAGTAACGGAGAGCACTCATTGAAAAAACGTTCGCCAGCCTCTGTCAAAGAGAGTTTACGCGCGTGTCTATTGAGAAGCCTTAGGTTTAAAGAGTCTTCTAAGGCTTGGATGCGTCGTGTGATGGTCGCAACCGGAATCATAGTTTTGCGTGATGTTGCGGTGTAGCTTCCATTTTCAACGACAAGTCGAAAGAGGTTTAAATCATCTAATTTCATAAATCCAGACACATTTGTTTACAATCTCATCTAATTTATACGTAACAGTGAGATCAATG
Proteins encoded in this region:
- the purF gene encoding amidophosphoribosyltransferase, with the translated sequence MCGIVGIVGSTPVNQSIYDALTVLQHRGQDAAGICTIESNRFRLRKANGLVKDVFEAKHMQRLQGEVGIGHVRYPTAGSSSASEAQPFYVNSPFGITLAHNGNLTNANEVRAKLFEKDRRHVNTTSDSEVLLNVLAHEIDTVKGNVTSEDVFRAVANVHRTIRGAYAVTAMIIGHGMIAFRDPHGIRPLCLGKREVNGKTEYMVASESVALDAVGFDFMRDVAPGEAIYATFDGDLFTKQCADNPQLNPCIFEFVYFARPDSFIDKISVYSARVEMGEMLGKRIKEEYADLDIDVVIPIPETSNDIALRIAQAINKPYRQGFVKNRYVGRTFIMPGQQQRKKSVRRKLNAIRSEFKDKNVLLVDDSIVRGTTSEQIIEMARDSGANKVYMVSAAPEVRFPNVYGIDMPSATELIAHGRDNETICKQIGADALIFQTLPDLISAVGMGNQDISRFDTSVFNGEYVTGDIDQAYLDFLDSLRNDDSKVQREIQQDLANLELHNEGA
- a CDS encoding LysR family transcriptional regulator, which produces MKLDDLNLFRLVVENGSYTATSRKTMIPVATITRRIQALEDSLNLRLLNRHARKLSLTEAGERFFNECSPLLQRLSSTAEELTDVCKGASGKIRITAPSNLTKRMMMPMFSEFMTQYPDINIELMMNNQADQLDPTEWDVIFRVGPQRDSSLIARKISEVKDILIASPDYLAKNPAPSHAEELANHSLLKGYPLIKWQLSNSNEETVVNSEKGRFNANALNVVRQACSEGLGITLMPDVMIREYIEDGSLVQVLEDWSANPRDIYMLYNHKDHLPEKVRLFIDFVIAYHIH